A region of Moorena producens PAL-8-15-08-1 DNA encodes the following proteins:
- a CDS encoding RNA-guided endonuclease InsQ/TnpB family protein produces the protein MYGCQQHLITTTPENKAVIEFICSEANKLTNCGLYYCRQMLFKAGKYLNNAELDKIMKTNVHFKALRSACAQQTLHSVVESFKSYKALKNLYTKGQLTDKPRIPKYRKKGGLAVVSYPARWVKLVKGQLKFTLGKQVKAWFGVDHFLLPMPSNIDFKSIKEYRFVPRNGCFYLEFVYERPNPDQVAPSDKVLGIDPGLNNWLTCVSNTRKSFIIDGRKVKSQNQWYNKRVAAIKKGKTQDYWDNQLASLTEKRNRQMRDNVNKAARFVVNWCIRNQISTVVFGWNKRNKDGINIGKKNNQQFVQIPTAKLKNRIEQLCIEYGIKFVETEESYTSKASFLDQDFLPVLGAKPVRVACAKAQGWEPSGKRVKRGQYLSSKGNLINADCNGAGNILRKVETQLGFPLAEVCRAVLNLPQRYRLDSLSKSYREATSRSAVLTREVKSA, from the coding sequence ATGTACGGTTGCCAGCAACATCTGATAACTACGACGCCTGAGAACAAAGCAGTTATAGAGTTCATCTGCTCGGAGGCTAACAAGCTAACTAATTGCGGCCTCTATTATTGTCGTCAAATGCTGTTCAAGGCCGGTAAGTATCTGAACAATGCGGAACTGGACAAAATAATGAAAACCAATGTCCACTTCAAAGCATTAAGATCCGCTTGCGCTCAACAGACACTACACTCAGTAGTTGAGTCTTTTAAATCTTATAAGGCTCTCAAAAATTTATACACTAAGGGACAATTAACTGATAAGCCTAGAATTCCAAAGTACCGCAAGAAAGGAGGATTAGCTGTAGTCAGTTATCCTGCTCGCTGGGTAAAACTGGTAAAAGGTCAACTCAAGTTCACTTTAGGAAAGCAGGTTAAAGCTTGGTTTGGAGTTGATCACTTCCTGCTGCCAATGCCATCAAATATCGATTTCAAATCAATTAAGGAATATCGATTTGTCCCCAGAAACGGTTGTTTCTATCTGGAATTTGTATACGAAAGACCGAACCCTGATCAAGTAGCGCCATCGGATAAGGTTTTAGGAATAGACCCAGGTCTTAATAACTGGCTGACTTGTGTCTCTAATACGAGAAAATCTTTTATAATAGACGGCAGAAAAGTCAAATCGCAGAATCAGTGGTACAACAAGCGTGTTGCTGCGATAAAGAAAGGAAAAACTCAGGACTATTGGGATAACCAATTAGCCTCTCTAACCGAAAAGCGTAACAGGCAGATGCGCGACAATGTAAATAAGGCGGCTAGATTTGTTGTTAACTGGTGTATAAGAAATCAAATCAGCACAGTCGTTTTCGGCTGGAATAAACGGAACAAAGACGGCATTAATATCGGAAAAAAGAACAATCAGCAGTTTGTACAAATCCCTACTGCTAAATTAAAAAATCGAATCGAGCAACTATGCATTGAATACGGCATTAAATTTGTTGAGACCGAAGAGAGTTACACCAGTAAGGCTAGTTTTTTAGATCAAGACTTCCTACCTGTGCTCGGCGCGAAACCTGTTCGCGTAGCGTGCGCCAAAGCGCAGGGGTGGGAACCATCTGGAAAAAGAGTAAAGCGTGGACAATATCTGTCAAGTAAAGGTAATTTGATTAACGCCGATTGCAATGGGGCTGGTAACATCCTCAGAAAAGTAGAGACACAGCTAGGGTTTCCCCTAGCCGAGGTCTGTAGAGCAGTTTTGAACCTGCCACAACGATACAGATTAGACTCTTTATCTAAATCGTATCGTGAAGCAACTTCACGGAGCGCGGTTTTAACCCGCGAAGTGAAATCAGCTTAG
- a CDS encoding PAS domain S-box protein has protein sequence MSDLNKSKQQLIQELKALRRQVDQLKATRIVFSAQHQLFKTYGTIMQTASGSLMLRALLQDILHVAGRLTKAEESSLFLLNTDGVVTESILARGATLPRYKKQIIGQVLDQGLAGWVSRHREVGLIKDTIDDDRWLTLPDQPYQVRSVLAVPILRGKRLLGIITLMHSQAGHFGSKSARLMEMTAESMALILENAQLHSQQQQLGQQSPQKSPVLSPTNKLTESSDNFSSLGIYIIYSKGNFLYVNPKMAEIFGYSFGELISRQSLLQVVAEDKRKFVDDRITHCLQGQGKNLYFTFPGKCKDGSRINVEIYGSRTKLYGKLVIIGALRRLNHLSG, from the coding sequence ATGAGTGATCTGAATAAATCTAAACAACAGCTGATTCAGGAATTGAAAGCACTGCGCCGACAAGTGGATCAACTTAAAGCTACACGAATTGTCTTCAGTGCTCAACATCAGCTATTTAAAACCTATGGCACCATAATGCAAACAGCCTCTGGCTCCCTGATGCTTAGAGCTTTGTTACAAGATATACTCCACGTTGCTGGTCGCCTCACTAAGGCAGAGGAGAGTAGCCTGTTTTTACTCAATACTGATGGTGTGGTCACTGAGAGTATTCTAGCTCGCGGTGCAACCCTCCCACGATATAAAAAGCAGATCATTGGTCAGGTTCTAGACCAAGGTTTAGCTGGTTGGGTTAGCCGCCATCGCGAAGTTGGGCTGATAAAGGACACTATCGATGATGACCGCTGGCTTACCTTACCTGATCAGCCCTATCAAGTACGCTCAGTATTAGCTGTACCTATTCTCAGGGGTAAGAGGTTATTAGGCATTATCACCCTAATGCATTCCCAGGCGGGACACTTTGGCTCTAAATCTGCCCGTTTAATGGAAATGACTGCTGAGTCCATGGCTTTGATCTTAGAGAATGCTCAACTCCACAGTCAACAACAACAGCTAGGGCAACAGTCTCCTCAGAAATCTCCAGTTTTATCCCCAACAAATAAGCTCACTGAGAGTTCAGATAATTTCTCTTCTCTGGGAATTTACATAATTTATAGTAAAGGTAATTTTCTATATGTTAATCCCAAAATGGCCGAAATTTTTGGCTATTCCTTTGGTGAACTTATTTCTCGGCAATCTTTACTACAAGTGGTGGCAGAAGACAAGCGTAAATTTGTGGATGATCGAATAACTCATTGTCTTCAGGGTCAGGGTAAAAATCTCTACTTTACCTTTCCTGGTAAGTGTAAAGATGGCAGCAGGATTAACGTAGAAATTTATGGTTCCCGAACTAAATTATACGGTAAGTTAGTAATCATTGGAGCTTTGCGAAGACTTAATCATTTAAGCGGTTAG
- a CDS encoding GTP-binding protein codes for MSYPRSSQSKPAAGNQTSYGTNNQQNNLFNRTRASLQQALSWYSNFHRSQGNPADVEMQALLQTELEVLQSSLDKLDQGLIRIAAFGLVSRGKSAVINALVGQKILKTGPIHGVTQWPKSVQWTPSSDSEVLLELIDTPGLDEIHGEVKAQMAREVVSQADLILFVVAGDITRTEYQALCELRQSQKPLILVFNKIDLYPEQDREAIYQQLQQLGTGSPKDRRLQKMLSADEIVLVAAEPASMEVRVEWPDGRVTYEWETPPPNVDQLKQKIFSLLNREGRSLLALNALFQARNAQNTIAKKAIELHKTEAEDLIWQFAKYKALAVALNPIGILDVLGGTVTDLVMIRSLARLYGLPMTSYEAGKLWQKILISSGGLLLGELGTSVLFGVGKSASVVIGPSGLGAFAGAAITQAGIAGYGAYAVGQAAQVYLEQGCSFGPLGASTVIKEILDRVEPDTIVFRLRQELERQLGE; via the coding sequence TTGAGTTATCCTCGCTCTTCCCAATCTAAACCAGCTGCTGGTAATCAAACATCCTATGGTACCAACAACCAGCAGAACAATCTCTTCAACCGCACTCGTGCCAGTTTACAGCAAGCCTTGTCCTGGTACAGCAATTTTCATCGGTCCCAGGGGAATCCTGCTGATGTGGAAATGCAAGCCTTGCTGCAAACTGAATTAGAGGTTTTGCAGTCTAGCCTAGACAAACTTGACCAAGGATTGATTCGCATTGCCGCTTTTGGTTTGGTTAGTCGTGGTAAGTCAGCGGTAATTAATGCTTTGGTGGGACAAAAAATTCTTAAAACTGGTCCGATTCACGGTGTCACTCAATGGCCGAAGTCAGTACAGTGGACACCTAGCTCCGACAGTGAAGTCCTCTTGGAGTTAATTGATACGCCAGGATTGGACGAAATCCATGGGGAAGTCAAGGCGCAGATGGCGCGGGAGGTGGTATCCCAAGCCGATTTAATTTTATTTGTGGTGGCTGGTGATATCACTCGCACTGAATATCAAGCTCTTTGTGAACTGCGGCAAAGCCAAAAGCCTCTAATCTTGGTATTTAACAAAATTGACCTCTATCCAGAACAAGACCGGGAGGCAATTTATCAACAGTTGCAACAACTCGGTACCGGTAGTCCCAAGGATCGGCGTTTACAAAAGATGTTGTCAGCGGATGAGATTGTTCTAGTGGCAGCAGAACCAGCTTCTATGGAAGTACGGGTGGAGTGGCCTGATGGTAGAGTGACCTATGAATGGGAAACTCCACCTCCGAATGTGGATCAGCTTAAACAGAAAATTTTCAGTCTACTTAACCGAGAAGGGCGATCACTTTTAGCCCTCAACGCTCTATTTCAAGCCCGCAATGCTCAGAATACTATTGCCAAAAAAGCCATTGAGTTACACAAAACGGAAGCAGAAGACTTAATCTGGCAGTTTGCCAAGTACAAAGCACTAGCAGTCGCCCTCAATCCGATTGGAATTTTAGATGTTTTAGGGGGTACTGTGACTGACTTGGTGATGATTCGTTCTCTAGCGCGGCTGTATGGTCTACCCATGACTAGCTATGAAGCAGGTAAGCTATGGCAAAAGATTTTGATCAGTTCTGGAGGCTTACTGCTAGGTGAACTGGGTACCAGTGTGCTTTTTGGTGTAGGTAAGAGTGCATCAGTAGTTATCGGTCCGAGTGGCTTGGGTGCCTTTGCTGGGGCAGCAATTACCCAAGCTGGAATTGCGGGTTATGGGGCTTATGCTGTTGGTCAAGCGGCACAGGTTTATCTCGAACAAGGTTGCTCTTTCGGACCACTAGGAGCAAGTACCGTCATTAAAGAAATTCTAGACCGGGTGGAGCCA
- a CDS encoding NADAR family protein — MTIYFYGTRQKPYGCFSNFSRHGFELDELWWATSEHFFQAQKFVTTDSSWYDKIRNAKTPKEAAKMGRDRSHPLRDDWEKVKDEIMQRGVLRKFETHGDLRQLLLATGDQLIVENSPIDYYWGCGADGSGKNKLGEILMTVRAILRDKQLDVNDSIFI, encoded by the coding sequence ATGACAATCTATTTTTACGGTACTCGCCAAAAACCCTATGGTTGTTTTTCCAACTTCTCCCGACATGGCTTTGAGCTAGATGAATTGTGGTGGGCGACTAGTGAGCATTTCTTCCAAGCCCAAAAATTTGTGACTACTGATTCCTCTTGGTATGACAAAATCCGTAACGCAAAAACACCAAAGGAAGCAGCAAAAATGGGACGGGATCGCTCTCATCCCCTTCGTGATGATTGGGAAAAAGTCAAAGATGAGATTATGCAGCGAGGAGTGTTACGAAAATTTGAAACCCATGGTGATCTTCGCCAGTTACTACTTGCTACAGGTGATCAGCTAATTGTTGAGAATTCACCCATAGATTATTACTGGGGTTGTGGTGCTGATGGTAGTGGTAAAAACAAGCTAGGAGAGATTTTAATGACAGTTAGGGCAATATTGCGTGACAAGCAACTTGATGTTAACGATAGCATTTTTATTTGA
- a CDS encoding urease accessory protein UreF, with the protein MHLDPLVPNSLLNLLQLASPVLPVGAYGYSEGLETLVDIGVIHNQTTLHQWLEHQLCYGAIRLEAYVMVRAYENYGKGDLEGLNYWNAWVSAAKETSELRSQSWQMGNSLMRLLLDLHPPSETIVETTDLTSEQNVISLQDVASAVGKPCNYAIAFGIGAANWQIDITATVLGYLHSWASNVIGAGVKLIPLGQTVGQQLLLGLNHRLTLSTQDVLTLTDEKLSSCGWGLALASMAHETQYTRLFRS; encoded by the coding sequence ATGCATTTAGATCCCCTAGTCCCTAATTCTTTGTTGAATCTTTTGCAACTGGCTAGTCCCGTACTACCAGTGGGTGCTTACGGCTATTCTGAGGGTTTGGAAACGTTAGTTGATATTGGTGTGATTCACAACCAGACTACTCTGCACCAGTGGCTAGAGCATCAACTGTGCTATGGAGCCATTCGATTAGAAGCTTATGTTATGGTGCGAGCTTACGAAAATTATGGCAAAGGGGATTTAGAGGGTTTGAACTACTGGAATGCTTGGGTAAGTGCTGCTAAGGAAACTTCTGAATTGCGATCGCAAAGTTGGCAGATGGGTAACTCGTTGATGCGGTTACTGCTGGATTTGCACCCACCCAGTGAAACCATTGTCGAGACGACCGATCTAACCTCTGAACAAAATGTCATTTCTCTACAAGATGTAGCATCAGCTGTGGGTAAACCCTGTAATTATGCGATCGCGTTTGGGATTGGGGCTGCTAACTGGCAGATTGACATTACAGCCACAGTCTTAGGTTACTTACATAGCTGGGCATCTAATGTGATCGGTGCTGGCGTCAAATTGATTCCCCTTGGTCAAACCGTTGGTCAACAGCTACTGCTAGGACTCAACCATAGACTTACTCTGAGCACCCAAGATGTTTTAACTTTGACGGATGAAAAATTAAGTAGTTGTGGTTGGGGATTAGCCTTAGCAAGTATGGCTCACGAAACTCAGTACACACGATTATTTCGTAGTTAA